From Granulicella sp. WH15, the proteins below share one genomic window:
- a CDS encoding DUF1641 domain-containing protein, with product MANPLRFTPLPIDPRLELKKRLDEAPAKHAEALLVAYDLLQTAHEKGILDLLDGAISGKDAIAGKLAYYAKQPGGINAIRNLLEGAKILMALDPETLEQLSSAVTIAADQHKAEKTPPSLWQIAKRATSEDSRRGLSFMTLVLSSVGKALK from the coding sequence ATGGCTAATCCGCTACGCTTTACGCCGCTCCCCATCGACCCCAGGCTCGAGCTGAAGAAGCGTCTCGACGAGGCCCCGGCCAAGCACGCCGAGGCCCTGTTGGTGGCCTACGACCTGCTCCAGACCGCGCACGAGAAGGGCATCCTCGACCTGCTCGACGGAGCCATCAGCGGCAAGGACGCCATCGCGGGCAAGCTGGCCTACTACGCCAAGCAGCCCGGCGGCATCAACGCCATCCGCAACCTGCTCGAGGGGGCCAAGATCCTGATGGCGCTCGATCCCGAGACGCTCGAGCAGCTCTCGAGCGCCGTCACCATCGCAGCCGACCAGCATAAGGCCGAGAAGACCCCGCCCAGCCTTTGGCAGATCGCAAAACGCGCCACCAGTGAGGACAGTCGACGCGGGCTCTCGTTTATGACTCTGGTGCTCTCGAGCGTGGGGAAAGCTCTGAAGTAA